One genomic region from Xyrauchen texanus isolate HMW12.3.18 chromosome 4, RBS_HiC_50CHRs, whole genome shotgun sequence encodes:
- the LOC127642403 gene encoding notch-regulated ankyrin repeat-containing protein B, with product MSHADMTCSARQRVFQEALRKGNTKELHSLLQNMTNCEFNVNSFGPEGQTALHQSVIDGNLELVKLLVKFGADVRLANRDGWSALHIAAFGGHQDIVLYLITRAKYSSSAL from the coding sequence ATGAGTCACGCGGACATGACTTGCTCTGCGCGTCAAAGGGTGTTTCAGGAAGCGCTCAGGAAGGGCAACACCAAAGAACTTCACTCCCTCTTACAGAACATGACAAACTGTGAATTTAACGTGAACTCGTTCGGACCGGAGGGACAGACGGCGTTGCACCAGTCCGTGATCGACGGGAACCTGGAGTTAGTGAAGCTGCTGGTGAAGTTTGGCGCAGACGTCCGGCTGGCCAACAGGGACGGATGGAGCGCGCTGCACATAGCAGCGTTTGGTGGACATCAAGACATAGTTCTGTACCTCATCACACGGGCGAAGTACTCATCAAGCGCACTCTGA